The window AGCGCTGCGCAGAGCGATCCTCTGGAACGACTGGCGGCTATTGCGCGCACTTACTGGGAGTTTGCGCGCGGCAACAGTCGCCTCCATGCGCTGATGATTGAAAACCGCGGCCGTACCTACAAAATGTATATGCCCACCATGCCGCGCAGCTATCGCATTTACCTGCGCGCTTTTCGCGATGCGGTGCGCGCCCATCAAATTCCGCTCTACCGAATGCCGGCCGTATCCGTGGCCAGGATCCTCTGGAATTGGATCTACGGAACCATTGTCGTAGAAAATACAAGCCTGGTCGACAGTGTTGGCGAGGATGATCCGGTGCGCAGCGGCCTGTTCTTCTTTGGCGCTCTGTTTCGCGAT of the Leptospirales bacterium genome contains:
- a CDS encoding TetR/AcrR family transcriptional regulator, whose amino-acid sequence is MAGKRKSLARGSLSREAILSAAQAIVRESGAERLSMRAIAERLECSVASPYLYFSNQEEIIGELLRAAEREMANMMEAASAAQSDPLERLAAIARTYWEFARGNSRLHALMIENRGRTYKMYMPTMPRSYRIYLRAFRDAVRAHQIPLYRMPAVSVARILWNWIYGTIVVENTSLVDSVGEDDPVRSGLFFFGALFRDRRKHEGAE